The Juglans microcarpa x Juglans regia isolate MS1-56 chromosome 8S, Jm3101_v1.0, whole genome shotgun sequence genome has a window encoding:
- the LOC121244294 gene encoding disease resistance protein RUN1-like has protein sequence MTSFKEGRKSPKNLILKAIESSNISIVVLSKNYASSTWCLDELMKILECKTKKQQKVLPVFYDVNPTEIRHQRGSIGKALDKLQQKFKDEMKVQRWKAALTEVAGLSGFTLGDRNELEFIQEIVQEVSRLLKRKYLNGIAKHPVGMKSRVQDVHDKLLTRIIGIYGIDGVGKTSLAKEIYNSFTNQFEYSYFLANMKGASKCVYDLIQLQNTLLCKITGDSSLKVEKVDEGISLIKEMLWRKRVLLVLDDLDQTVKIETVLGGCDWFGLGSIIIITTRDEHFLTSYNVHLRYELKELHHNEALELFCWNAFKNDKPSHDFVELTEDVLRYAGGLPLALIVLGSSLYGRDIHYWRSALKKLENNPHSNIHQMLKISFDCLDDEEKSIFLDIACFFAGQEEEYITSILDASFPNSDIKFQVLMDKSLITIECGKLVIHDLLKDMGREIIRRESPENPEKRRRLWYHEDVRDVLEKAKGTNNIKGILIELPEQDELDLSSKEECPNGEDNEVMNEVQQQEFGDRDFHRGIKLNFSRYGAFNSLENEEVKDVINLDDTVEEVVADIASISLQAMIGAPNPKTMRVVGHINKRRVVILIDTGNTHNFMDIALVSHCNLSMGLMCATDLVDNRKLSTITKLGSKGVWLQLLAFENSLPQPVMAEEVSKLLKRYNKVFEEPKGLSPQRYKDH, from the exons ATGACAAGCTTCAAAGAGGGGAGGAAATCTCCCAAGAACTTAATTCTCAAAGCTATCGAAAGCTCAAATATTTCAATTGTGGTACTCTCAAAAAATTATGCATCATCCACATGGTGCTTGGATGAGTTGATGAAGATCCTTGAGTGTAAGACAAAAAAGCAACAAAAGGTTCTACCAGTGTTTTACGATGTAAATCCAACAGAGATACGACATCAGAGAGGGAGTATCGGAAAAGCATTGGATAAACTTCAACAAAAGTTCAAGGATGAGATGAAAGTGCAGAGGTGGAAAGCAGCCCTTACAGAAGTGGCCGGTTTGTCTGGGTTCACTTTAGGAGATAG GAATGAACTTGAATTTATTCAAGAAATTGTTCAAGAGGTTTCAAGATTATTAAAGCGTAAATATTTAAATGGCATTGCCAAGCATCCAGTCGGAATGAAGTCTAGAGTGCAGGACGTCCATGATAAGCTTCTAACACGCATAATAGGGATCTATGGAATTGATGGAGTTGGTAAGACAAGTCTGGCCAAAGAAATCTACAATTCATTTACCAACCAGTTTGAATATAGTTACTTTCTTGCAAACATGAAAGGCGCTTCAAAGTGTGTATATGACTTGATTCAATTGCAAAATACACTTCTTTGCAAGATCACAGGAGACTCAAGTTTGAAGGTTGAAAAGGTTGACGAAGGAATCAGTCTCATAAAAGAGATGTTGTGGCGTAAAAGGGTTCTTTTAGTTCTTGATGATTTGGATCAGACGGTCAAAATTGAAACCGTACTTGGAGGATGTGATTGGTTTGGTTTAGGGAgtataatcattataacaacAAGAGATGAACATTTCTTAACTAGTTATAATGTTCATTTACGATATGAGCTGAAGGAATTGCATCACAACGAAGCTCTTGAACTATTTTGTTGGAATGCCTTTAAAAATGATAAGCCTAGCCATGATTTTGTAGAACTTACAGAAGATGTACTGCGCTATGCTGGGGGCCTTCCATTGGCTTTAATAGTGCTAGGCTCATCTCTATATGGTAGAGACATTCATTATTGGAGAAGTGctttaaaaaagttagaaaacaATCCTCACAGTAATATTCATCAAATGcttaaaataagttttgatTGCTTGGATGATGAGGAGAAGAGTATTTTCTTGGACATTGCATGTTTCTTTGCAggacaagaagaagaatatattaCTAGCATACTTGATGCTTCATTTCCTAATAGTGATATCAAATTCCAAGTACTAATGGATAAGTCTCTCATAACCATTGAGTGTGGCAAATTAGTCATACATGACTTACTCAAAGATATGGGTAGAGAAATCATCCGTCGAGAATCACCTGAAAATCCTGAAAAACGTAGAAGGTTGTGGTATCATGAAGACGTTCGTGATGTATTAGAAAAAGCTAAG GGAACAAACAACATTAAAGGCATATTGATAGAATTGCCAGAACAAGACGAGCTAGATTTGAGTTCTAAg GAAGAGTGTCCTAATGGTGAGGATAACGAAGTCATGAATGAAGTACAACAACAGGAGTTTGGTGACCGAGATTTTCATAGAGGCATTAAACTGAATTTTTCAAG GTATGGAGCTTTTAATAGCCTAGAAAATGAAGAAGTGAAGGATGTGATTAATCTGGATGATACTGTGGAGGAGGTTGTAGCTGACATTGCTTCTATTTCCTTACAAGCAATGATTGGTGCACCAAATCCTAAGACCATGCGAGTAGTGGGGCATATCAATAAGAGAAGAGTGGTCATTTTGATTGACACTGGCAATACCCACAACTTTATGGATATTGCACTTGTATCTCATTGTAATTTGTCTATG GGTCTTATGTGTGCTACTGATTTGGTGGATAATAGGAAGCTTTCAACCATTACTAAATTGGGTAGTAAAGGAGTTTGGTTACAATTGTTAGCTTTTGAAAACAGTTTGCCTCAACCTGTTATGGCAGAGGAAGTATCTAAGCTTTTAAAGAGGTATAACAAGGTTTTTGAGGAGCCTAAAGGGTTGTCCCCACAAAGATATAAGGATCATTAG